One part of the Raphanus sativus cultivar WK10039 chromosome 7, ASM80110v3, whole genome shotgun sequence genome encodes these proteins:
- the LOC108817598 gene encoding dihydropyrimidinase codes for MALRPMDDAVFFFIISLLLLFPSPSVSDSATQFCSAERGSRVESCGVLPSSSSTRILIKGGTVVNAHHQQLADVYVEDGIIVAVQPNIKVGDEVTVLDATGKFVMPGGIDPHTHLAMEFMGTETIDDFFSGQAAALAGGTTMHIDFVIPVNGNLVAGFEAYENKSRNSCMDYGFHMAITKWDDGVSKDMEIMVKEKGINSFKFFLAYKGSLMVTDDLLLEGLKRCKSLGALAMVHAENGDAVFEGQKRMIELGITGPEGHALSRPPVLEGEATARAIRLARFVNTPLYVVHVMSVDAMDEIAKARKAGQKVIGEPVVSGLILDDHWLWDPDFAIASKYVMSPPIRSIGHGKALQDALSTGILQLVGTDHCTFNSTQKALGLDDFRKIPNGVNGLEERMHLIWDTMVGSGQISATDFVRITSTECAKIFNIYPRKGAILPGSDADIIILNPNSSYEISSKSHHSRSDTNVYEGRRGMGKVEVTIAGGRIVWENDELKVVPGSGKYVEMPPFSYLFEGIEKSDANYLSSLRAPVKRVRSEST; via the exons ATGGCGCTAAGACCTATGGACGAtgctgtcttcttcttcatcatctctctGCTTCTTCTGTTTCCGTCTCCGTCCGTTTCAGATTCAGCTACTCAG TTTTGTAGTGCGGAGAGAGGGTCTCGTGTGGAATCTTGTGGGGttcttccatcttcttcatcgacGAGGATTTTGATCAAAGGAGGTACAGTTGTGAATGCACATCATCAACAACTTGCTGATGTCTATGTGGAAGATGGTATTATTGTCGCTGTGCAGCCTAACATTAAG GTTGGGGACGAAGTTACTGTACTCGATGCTACTGGAAAGTTTGTCATGCCAG GAGGAATTGACCCACACACGCACCTCGCCATGGAGTTTATGGGTACAGAGACTATTGATGATTTCTTCAGTGGCCAAGCAGCAGCGTTAGCTGGTGGAACAACTATGCATATAGACTTTGTTATACCCGTTAACGGGAATCTGGTCGCTGGTTTTGAAGCCTATGAAAACAAATCCAGAAACTCCTGCATGGATTATGGTTTTCATATGGCGATCACAAAGTGGGATGATGGTGTTTCCAAGGACATGGAGATAATGGTCAAGGAAAAGG GTATCAACTCTTTCAAATTCTTCCTAGCGTATAAAGGATCGCTCATGGTCACTGATGACCTCCTCCTGGAAGGTCTTAAAAGATGTAAATCCCTCGGTGCCTTGGCGATGGTTCATGCTGAAAATGGAGATGCGGTTTTCGAAGGACAGAAAAGAATGATTGAACTGGGCATTACTGGTCCAGAGGGTCATGCTCTTTCAAGGCCTCCTGTG CTTGAGGGAGAAGCCACTGCCCGGGCAATTCGTTTGGCTCGTTTTGTTAACACGCCTCTCTATGTTGTTCATGTGATGAGTGTTGACGCAATGGATGAGATTGCTAAAGCTCGAAAAGCAg GGCAGAAGGTTATTGGAGAGCCTGTTGTGTCTGGATTAATCCTCGATGATCATTGGCTTTGGGATCCTGACTTCGCAATTGCATCCAA ATATGTCATGAGTCCACCAATTAGATCAATAGGCCATGGGAAAGCCCTACAAGATGCCCTTTCAACAGGAATCCTTCAG CTTGTAGGAACTGATCACTGCACTTTCAATTCTACACAAAAAGCTTTGGGACTTGATGATTTCCGCAAAATACCTAATGGTGTTAATG GTCTTGAAGAACGTATGCACCTGATATGGGACACGATGGTG GGGTCTGGCCAAATCTCTGCGACTGATTTTGTTAGAATAACCAGCACAGAGTG TGCCAAAATTTTCAACATATATCCACGGAAAGGAGCTATTCTTCCTGGATCGGATGCAGACATTATTATACTGAATCCAAACTCAAGCTACGAGATTAGCTCAAAGTCCCATCACTCAAGATCAGACACTAATGTCTATGAGGGCAGAAGAGGAATG GGAAAAGTTGAAGTGACAATAGCAGGAGGTCGAATCGTATGGGAAAATGATGAGCTAAAAGTTGTTCCAGGAAGTGGCAAGTATGTCGAGATGCCTCCTTTCAGCTACCTCTTCGAGGGGATTGAGAAATCTGATGCTAACTATCTATCTTCTCTTCGAGCTCCAGTTAAGCGTGTCAGGTCTGAATCTACTTAA
- the LOC108817599 gene encoding splicing factor 3B subunit 6-like protein yields the protein MTTMSHRKQNTRLPPEVNRVLYVRNLPFNITSEEMYDIFGKYGAIRQVRIGCSKDTKGTAFVVYEDIYDAKNAVDHLSGFNVANRYLIVLYYQHTKMSKKFDQKKNEEEVAKLQEKYGVSTKDK from the coding sequence ATGACGACAATGAGCCATCGCAAGCAAAACACGAGGCTGCCACCGGAGGTGAACCGCGTGCTCTACGTCCGTAACCTCCCCTTCAACATAACGAGCGAGGAGATGTACGACATCTTCGGCAAGTACGGCGCGATCCGCCAGGTTCGAATCGGCTGCAGCAAGGACACCAAAGGCACGGCCTTCGTCGTCTACGAGGACATCTACGACGCCAAGAACGCCGTGGACCATCTCTCCGGGTTCAACGTCGCGAACCGGTACCTGATCGTGCTCTACTACCAGCACACGAAGATGAGCAAGAAGTTCGACCAGAAGAAGAACGAGGAAGAGGTCGCCAAGCTGCAGGAGAAGTATGGTGTCTCTACCAAAGATAAGTAG
- the LOC108817600 gene encoding calcium-dependent protein kinase 17 isoform X2 translates to MGNCCSNGRNSGDNGGTRGITDSNAGPTAEASVPTQSKHAPPSPPPATKQGPIGPVLGRPMEDVKSSYSLGKELGRGQFGVTHLCTQKATGQQFACKTIAKRKLVNKEDIEDVRREVQIMHHLTGQPNIVELKGAYEDKHSVHLVMELCAGGELFDRIIAKGHYSERAAASLLRTIVQIIHTCHSMGVIHRDLKPENFLLLSKDEKAPLKATDFGLSVFYKPGEVFKDIVGSAYYIAPEVLKRKYGPEADIWSIGVMLYILLCGVPPFWAGKVIPLSSLCDYLMITESENGIFNAILKSHVDFSSDPWPSISPQAKDLVKKMLNSDPKQRLTAAQVLNHPWIKEDGEAPDVPLDNAVMSRLKQFKAMNNFKKVALRVIAGCLSEEEIMGLKEMFKGMDTDNSGTITLEELRQGLAKQGTRLSEYEVQQLMEAADADGNGTIDYGEFIAATMHINRLDREEHLYSAFQHFDKDNSGYITMEELEQALREFGMNDGRDIKEIISEVDGDNDGRINYDEFVAMMRKGNPDPIPKKRRDLSFK, encoded by the exons ATGGGAAACTGCTGTTCTAACGGACGTAACTCAGGCGACAACGGAGGCACACGCGGCATAACCGATTCAAACGCTGGTCCAACTGCTGAAGCCTCCGTACCAACACAATCCAAACACGcccctccttctcctcctcctgcAACCAAACAAGGCCCTATAGGACCCGTCTTAGGCCGTCCCATGGAAGATGTAAAATCCTCGTATTCTTTAGGCAAAGAGCTAGGGAGAGGACAGTTTGGCGTCACGCATCTCTGCACGCAGAAGGCGACAGGTCAGCAGTTTGCTTGCAAGACCATTGCCAAAAGGAAGCTTGTGAACAAAGAAGACATTGAGGATGTAAGAAGGGAAGTGCAGATAATGCATCACCTGACTGGTCAGCCGAACATCGTGGAGCTTAAAGGAGCTTACGAGGATAAGCACTCCGTGCATTTGGTCATGGAGCTTTGCGCAGGTGGAGAGTTGTTCGATAGGATTATTGCTAAAGGACATTACTCGGAGAGAGCAGCTGCTTCTTTGCTGAGAACCATTGTTCAGATAATCCATACTTGCCATTCCATGGGAGTTATTCACAGAGATTTAAAGCCTGAGAACTTTCTGTTGCTCAGCAAAGATGAGAAAGCTCCTCTCAAAGCCACCGACTTTGGTCTGTCTGTATTCTACAAGCCAGGAGAGGTGTTCAAGGATATTGTGGGTAGTGCTTATTACATAGCACCTGAGGTTTTGAAAAGGAAGTACGGACCAGAAGCTGATATTTGGAGTATTGGTGTCATGTTGTATATCCTCTTATGTGGTGTCCCACCCTTTTGGGCTGGTAAAGTCATTCCACTTTCTTCTCT TTGTGATTACCTGATGATCACAGAATCGGAGAATGGAATATTCAACGCCATCTTAAAGAGCCATGTTGATTTCTCAAGTGATCCATGGCCATCTATCTCACCTCAAGCGAAGGATCTTGTTAAGAAGATGCTCAACTCTGATCCCAAGCAAAGACTAACTGCTGCTCAAGTTCTCA ATCATCCATGGATCAAGGAGGATGGAGAAGCACCAGACGTTCCTCTTGACAATGCGGTGATGTCCAGGCTCAAGCAATTCAAAGCAATGAATAATTTCAAGAAAGTTGCATTACGG GTGATAGCAGGCTGCTTATCAGAGGAAGAGATCATGGGATTAAAGGAGATGTTTAAAGGTATGGACACTGATAACAGTGGAACAATTACACTCGAGGAGCTAAGACAAGGACTCGCTAAACAAGGTACAAGGTTGTCAGAATACGAAGTCCAGCAGTTAATGGAAGCT GCCGATGCTGATGGTAATGGAACAATAGACTATGGTGAGTTTATCGCAGCCACAATGCATATCAACAGACTTGACAGAGAAGAACATCTCTACTCAGCCTTCCAACATTTCGACAAAGACAACAGCGG ATATATCACTATGGAAGAGCTGGAACAAGCCCTCCGGGAGTTCGGCATGAACGATGGCAGAGACATTAAAGAGATAATTTCAGAGGTCGACGGAGACAAT GATGGTCGGATAAACTACGATGAGTTTGTGGCAATGATGAGAAAAGGAAACCCTGATCCTATCCCAAAGAAGCGGCGTgacctttcatttaaataa
- the LOC108817600 gene encoding calcium-dependent protein kinase 17 isoform X1 — translation MGNCCSNGRNSGDNGGTRGITDSNAGPTAEASVPTQSKHAPPSPPPATKQGPIGPVLGRPMEDVKSSYSLGKELGRGQFGVTHLCTQKATGQQFACKTIAKRKLVNKEDIEDVRREVQIMHHLTGQPNIVELKGAYEDKHSVHLVMELCAGGELFDRIIAKGHYSERAAASLLRTIVQIIHTCHSMGVIHRDLKPENFLLLSKDEKAPLKATDFGLSVFYKPGEVFKDIVGSAYYIAPEVLKRKYGPEADIWSIGVMLYILLCGVPPFWAESENGIFNAILKSHVDFSSDPWPSISPQAKDLVKKMLNSDPKQRLTAAQVLNHPWIKEDGEAPDVPLDNAVMSRLKQFKAMNNFKKVALRVIAGCLSEEEIMGLKEMFKGMDTDNSGTITLEELRQGLAKQGTRLSEYEVQQLMEAADADGNGTIDYGEFIAATMHINRLDREEHLYSAFQHFDKDNSGYITMEELEQALREFGMNDGRDIKEIISEVDGDNDGRINYDEFVAMMRKGNPDPIPKKRRDLSFK, via the exons ATGGGAAACTGCTGTTCTAACGGACGTAACTCAGGCGACAACGGAGGCACACGCGGCATAACCGATTCAAACGCTGGTCCAACTGCTGAAGCCTCCGTACCAACACAATCCAAACACGcccctccttctcctcctcctgcAACCAAACAAGGCCCTATAGGACCCGTCTTAGGCCGTCCCATGGAAGATGTAAAATCCTCGTATTCTTTAGGCAAAGAGCTAGGGAGAGGACAGTTTGGCGTCACGCATCTCTGCACGCAGAAGGCGACAGGTCAGCAGTTTGCTTGCAAGACCATTGCCAAAAGGAAGCTTGTGAACAAAGAAGACATTGAGGATGTAAGAAGGGAAGTGCAGATAATGCATCACCTGACTGGTCAGCCGAACATCGTGGAGCTTAAAGGAGCTTACGAGGATAAGCACTCCGTGCATTTGGTCATGGAGCTTTGCGCAGGTGGAGAGTTGTTCGATAGGATTATTGCTAAAGGACATTACTCGGAGAGAGCAGCTGCTTCTTTGCTGAGAACCATTGTTCAGATAATCCATACTTGCCATTCCATGGGAGTTATTCACAGAGATTTAAAGCCTGAGAACTTTCTGTTGCTCAGCAAAGATGAGAAAGCTCCTCTCAAAGCCACCGACTTTGGTCTGTCTGTATTCTACAAGCCAGGAGAGGTGTTCAAGGATATTGTGGGTAGTGCTTATTACATAGCACCTGAGGTTTTGAAAAGGAAGTACGGACCAGAAGCTGATATTTGGAGTATTGGTGTCATGTTGTATATCCTCTTATGTGGTGTCCCACCCTTTTGGGCTG AATCGGAGAATGGAATATTCAACGCCATCTTAAAGAGCCATGTTGATTTCTCAAGTGATCCATGGCCATCTATCTCACCTCAAGCGAAGGATCTTGTTAAGAAGATGCTCAACTCTGATCCCAAGCAAAGACTAACTGCTGCTCAAGTTCTCA ATCATCCATGGATCAAGGAGGATGGAGAAGCACCAGACGTTCCTCTTGACAATGCGGTGATGTCCAGGCTCAAGCAATTCAAAGCAATGAATAATTTCAAGAAAGTTGCATTACGG GTGATAGCAGGCTGCTTATCAGAGGAAGAGATCATGGGATTAAAGGAGATGTTTAAAGGTATGGACACTGATAACAGTGGAACAATTACACTCGAGGAGCTAAGACAAGGACTCGCTAAACAAGGTACAAGGTTGTCAGAATACGAAGTCCAGCAGTTAATGGAAGCT GCCGATGCTGATGGTAATGGAACAATAGACTATGGTGAGTTTATCGCAGCCACAATGCATATCAACAGACTTGACAGAGAAGAACATCTCTACTCAGCCTTCCAACATTTCGACAAAGACAACAGCGG ATATATCACTATGGAAGAGCTGGAACAAGCCCTCCGGGAGTTCGGCATGAACGATGGCAGAGACATTAAAGAGATAATTTCAGAGGTCGACGGAGACAAT GATGGTCGGATAAACTACGATGAGTTTGTGGCAATGATGAGAAAAGGAAACCCTGATCCTATCCCAAAGAAGCGGCGTgacctttcatttaaataa
- the LOC108818001 gene encoding rho GTPase-activating protein 6 gives MAASLAAMQQRPQIGASNTVYKSGPLFISSKGLGWTSWKKRWFILTRNSLVFFKNDPSVLPQKGGEVNLTLGGIDLNSCGSVVVREDKKLLTVLFPDGRDGRAFTLKAESLEDLYEWKAALEEALAQAPNAALVIGQNGIFRTEANNTTEGSFNSWRDQRPLKSSVVGRPILLALEEIDGSPSFLEKALQFLETYGTKVEGILRQSADVEEVERRVYEYEQGKTDFSPEEDPHVVGDCVKHVLRQLPSSPVPASCCTALLEAYKIDHKETRVKSLRSAIVETFPEPNRRLLLRILKMMHTITCHSRENRMTSSAVAACMSPLLLRPLLAGECDLEGGFDALEDNSAQLLAAANAANNAQAIVTSLLEDYGNMINDEGLQRCSTSTDSHIGESGPENSSDEEDIEVKRPDVRNVDIEDGQTDDEIDVMLSRKPSESSGYAGSDLYDYKEYGVEDSDAESPKDIHCSIESTDFPTRVKRQVEEPFKDIEIASVSPTENCYQSGREAMPSASPSTPLTAPRYTASAEKPANKSSGLSTGSAKRSSPWGRSTGQKTPAKGSFDGSGNDELLIQRLELMKDELRQRIAKEAKGNAVLQASLERRKQALHERRLALEQDVGRLQEQLQAERDLRSALEVGLSISCGHFSSQAADSKTRAELEEIALAEADVARLKQKVAELHHQLSQQRHHHLSSLPDAQSHHQFLQNHNTQLKSFQQDFDSILAFVNQERNQRTDESSLRAEWRNGRGNNNRQVPGSPRLNEASLGIPMEEFSPVMEYARHEHNNHPPAPPPGASAALMELTTRLDFFKERRSQLMQQISNLDLNYGSSSSVHRSSSPPWN, from the exons ATGGCGGCTTCTTTAGCGGCTATGCAGCAGCGGCCACAAATTGGAGCTTCGAATACG GTTTACAAGAGCGGTCCTCTCTTCATTTCATCAAAAG GGCTTGGTTGGACATCCTGGAAAAAGCGTTGGTTTATCCTTACTCGAAATTCGCTGGTGTTTTTCAAAAATGATCCG AGTGTATTACCACAAAAAGGGGGTGAAGTAAATTTGACCCTTGGAGGCATTGACTTGAACAGTTGCGGGAG TGTCGTGGTGAGAGAGGATAAGAAGTTACTGACTGTATTATTCCCAGATGGGCGTGATGGACGAGCCTTCACCCTCAAG GCTGAGTCGTTAGAGGACTTGTATGAGTGGAAGGCAGCTCTTGAGGAAGCCCTTGCACAAGCTCCTAACGCAGCGTTGGTGATTGGTCAAAATGGGATATTCCGAACAGAAGCAAACAATACAACTGAAGGCTCCTTTAATTCAT GGAGGGATCAACGCCCATTGAAGTCTTCTGTTGTTGGAAGGCCAATTTTGCTTGCTCTTGAAGAAATTGATGGAAGTCCATCTTTTCTTGAGAAAGCACTTCAATTTCTTGAGACATATG GAACCAAAGTAGAGGGAATCCTAAGGCAATCTGCAGATGTTGAGGAGGTAGAACGCAGAGTTTATGAGTACGAACAAG GCAAGACAGATTTCAGTCCTGAAGAGGATCCACATGTTGTTGGAGACTGTGTTAAG CATGTTCTGCGGCAGTTGCCTTCTTCTCCAGTTCCTGCTTCGTGCTGCACTGCTTTGCTAGAAGCTTATA AAATCGATCATAAAGAAACTCGGGTTAAGTCACTGCGCTCTGCTATAGTTGAAACATTCCCAGAACCAAACAGGCGACTACTACTGCG GATTCTAAAGATGATGCATACTATCACTTGTCATTCCCGTGAGAACCGGATGACTTCATCTGCTGTAGCCGCTTGTATGTCCCCATTGCTACTGCGTCCTCTACTGGCTGGAGAATGTGATCTCGAAGGAGGTTTTGACGCTCTAGAAGATAACTCTGCCCAGCTTCTTGCTGCTGCTAATGCTGCCAATAATGCTCAAGCCATTGTCACATCCCTTTTGGAAGACTATGGGAACATGATCAAT GATGAAGGTCTCCAAAGATGCTCCACTTCTACTGATTCTCATATTGGCGAGAGTGGGCCTGAGAACTCAAGTGATGAAGAGGACATAGAGGTTAAACGTCCTGACGTGCGTAATGTGGATATTGAAGATGGCCAAACAGATGATGAAATTGATGTAATGCTGAGCAGAAAACCTAGTGAAAGCAGTGGTTATGCTGGCAGTGATCTGTATGACTACAAGGAATATGGGGTTGAAGATTCAGATGCTGAGTCACCCAAAGACATCCATTGTTCAATCGAGAGTACAGACTTTCCCACTAGAGTGAAAAGACAAGTTGAAGAGCCTTTCAAAGATATAGAAATCGCCAGCGTATCACCTACTGAGAACTGTTATCAATCAGGGAGAGAGGCTATGCCATCGGCCAGTCCCAGCACCCCTCTCACTGCCCCTAGATACACAGCTTCAGCTGAGAAACCTGCAAACAAAAGTTCTGGTTTATCAACAGGCAGCGCTAAGCGTTCTTCACCCTGGGGAAGAAGCACC GGCCAAAAAACTCCTGCTAAAGGATCATTTGATGGTTCAGGAAATGACGA GCTTCTTATACAGAGGCTCGAGCTCATGAAAGATGAGCTGCGGCAACGAATCGCTAAGGAG GCTAAGGGAAATGCAGTATTACAAGCTAGCTTGGAGAGAAGGAAGCAAGCTTTGCACGAGCGTCGGTTGGCACTCGAACAAGAT GTTGGGAGATTACAAGAGCAGCTGCAAGCTGAGAGAGACCTCAGATCCGCTCTTGAAGTTGGTCTTAGCATTTCTTGTGGACACTTTAGCTCACAAGCTGCGGACTCTAAA ACAAGGGCTGAGCTTGAGGAGATTGCTCTCGCAGAAGCTGATGTGGCAAGACTGAAGCAGAAAGTTGCAGAGTTACATCATCAGCTTAGTCAGCAGCGTCATCATCACTTAAGCTCACTCCCAGATGCTCAAAGCCATCATCAGTTTCTCCAGAATCACAATACTCAACT GAAGTCTTTTCAGCAGGACTTCGATTCCATTCTTGCTTTCGTCAATCAAGAAAGAAACCAGAGAACG GATGAGAGCAGCTTAAGAGCAGAATGGAGAAACGGTAGAGGAAACAACAACAGACAAGTACCAGGCTCGCCGAGGCTAAACGAAGCATCCTTAGGCATTCCAATGGAAGAGTTTTCACCT GTGATGGAGTACGCAAGACATGAGCATAATAACCATCCTCCTGCTCCTCCTCCTGGAGCATCTGCAGCTCTGATGGAGCTAACAACACGTCTGGATTTCTTCAAGGAAAGACGTTCACAGCTTATGCAACAGATTTCAAACCTCGACCTCAACTAtggttcttcctcttctgtgcATAGATCGTCTTCTCCACCGTGGAACTAA
- the LOC108818424 gene encoding cysteine proteinase inhibitor 1 — MRLIYEANTIKEAIMTDQQGGTVLGGVRDVDPNANDLQVESLARFAVDEHNKKENVSLEYRRLIGAKTQVVAGTMHHLTVEVADGEKKKVYEAKVLEKAWENLKKLESFNHLHDV; from the exons ATGAGACTTATCTACGAAGCAAATACAATCAAAGAGGCGATAATGACGGATCAACAAGGAGGAACAGTTTTGGGAGGAGTTCGCGATGTCGATCCAAATGCAAACGATCTTCAAGTCGAGAGTCTCGCTCGTTTCGCTGTCGATGAGCACAACAAGAAGGAG AACGTGAGTCTGGAGTACAGGAGGCTCATCGGTGCGAAAACGCAGGTTGTGGCAGGAACGATGCACCATCTGACTGTGGAGGTGGCTGAtggtgagaagaagaaggtgtACGAGGCCAAGGTTTTGGAGAAGGCCTGGGAGAATCTCAAGAAGTTGGAGTCCTTCAACCACCTTCACGATGTTTAG
- the LOC108818423 gene encoding thylakoid membrane protein TERC, chloroplastic: MSLASVIHHHGVLAPAKPDRIFVSIPVIPPNIRVRGWTESPFSLVSAANRRLSPIACSPGTDQEDDLSSSSSSEKESRDLLPHDKDLRDTTLQDETYKTSFKTVALCVSAAVAFGIGIGLKDGVGKASEFFAGYLLEQSLSVDNLFVFVLVFKYFKVPLMYQNRVLSYGVAGAVIFRFTLILIGTATLQKFEAVNLLLAAVLLYSSFKLFSSEEDDTDLSDNFVVKTCQRFIPVTSTYDGNRFFTKHDGIWKATPLLLTVAVIELSDIAFAVDSIPAVFGVTRDPFIVLTSNLFAILGLRSLYTLISEGMDDLEYLQPSIAVVLGFIGCKMILDFFGFHVSTEASLGIVALSLSTGVLLSLTNKSGDS; this comes from the exons ATGAGCTTAGCTTCAGTTATCCACCACCACGGAGTTCTCGCTCCGGCAAAACCGGATCGAATCTTTGTAAGCATTCCGGTGATTCCGCCGAACATCCGAGTTCGTGGATGGACTGAGTCTCCTTTCTCTCTCGTTTCAg CTGCAAATCGTCGTCTTTCTCCTATTGCTTGCTCCCCAGGAACTGATCAGGAAGatgatctttcttcttcttcttcttcag AGAAGGAGAGCAGAGATCTTCTACCACATGATAAAGACCTGAGAGATACTACTCTACAAGATGAGACTTACAAAACTTCCTTCAAAACTGTTGCCTTGTGT GTAAGCGCTGCGGTGGCATTTGGAATCGGAATAGGTTTGAAAGATGGTGTTGGCAAGGCATCTGAGTTTTTTGCTGG ATATTTATTGGAACAAAGCTTGTCAGTCGACaacttgtttgtttttgttctcGTCTTCAAGTACTTCAAAGTGCCTCTCATGTATCAG AATCGGGTGCTTTCCTATGGTGTAGCTGGTGCAGTTATCTTTCGCTTCACCCTCATATTAATAGGAACAGCTACTCTTCAG AAATTTGAAGCAGTCAACCTACTGCTTGCAGCAGTTCTCTTATATTCGTCTTTCAAG TTGTTTTCAAGtgaagaagatgatacagaTCTATCGGACAACTTCGTTGTGAAGACATGCCAGAGATTTATTCCTGTCACGT CAACTTACGATGGGAACCGGTTTTTCACAAAGCATGATGGCATTTGGAAA GCGACACCATTGCTTCTCACAGTAGCAGTGATCGAGCTCAGTGACATAGCATTTGCT GTTGACTCAATACCAGCTGTTTTTGGAGTTACAAGGGATCCTTTTATTGTCTTGACCTCTAATCTCTTTGCAATCCTAG GACTAAGGTCTCTCTATACCCTGATTTCTGAAGGAATGGACGACCTGGAATACTTGCAG CCATCAATAGCAGTGGTTCTTGGGTTCATCGGATGCAAGATGATCCTCGATTTCTTTG GCTTCCATGTATCAACCGAGGCATCACTTGGTATCGTGGCACTGTCTCTCAGCACCGGAGTTCTATTGAGCCTAACAAATAAATCCGGCGACAGCTAA